One genomic segment of Micromonospora sp. WMMC415 includes these proteins:
- the eccB gene encoding type VII secretion protein EccB, translated as MPSRQDQLHSYQFTVQRAVAALVMRETDPAQSPFRRLAGAGLASVLVAVIALGGFALYGLFAGGGSKWRDEAAVIVEKESGARFVYRDQRLHPVLNYASALLIIGAERPKTVLVSRRSIAGVPRGLPLGIADAPDSLPGPNGLSTAPWTVCSVTGADGDRPEPRSALLIGVDAPGGRPLGDEGLLLRHPDGGLHLVWQQRRHAIRDPDRVLAALAATRARAVPVAPALLHSLTAGVDLTPPALPGEGRPSARVPGARIGDVYLVRNSGGGRQYAVALRDGLAGITELQASLLLASTGQGEPEPITLGRFAALPKVPDLTPAGPTAPPAVPPRLAAPDGGLCTRVGEDGAVSDVRYGVRLPDLGTALRSGPAPAEGGVVADHVVVDPGRGAVVEAVAAPGASGGAICVVTDLGRRYVLAGAEVLGMLGYRNVRPLRLPASLVSLVPPGATLDPAAARVVAAPA; from the coding sequence ATGCCGTCGCGGCAGGACCAGCTGCACTCGTACCAGTTCACCGTCCAACGGGCGGTCGCCGCCCTGGTGATGCGGGAGACCGACCCCGCGCAGTCGCCGTTCCGGCGGTTGGCGGGGGCGGGGCTGGCCAGCGTGCTGGTGGCGGTGATCGCCCTGGGCGGTTTCGCCCTGTACGGGTTGTTCGCCGGGGGCGGAAGCAAGTGGCGTGACGAGGCCGCGGTGATCGTGGAGAAGGAGTCCGGCGCCCGGTTCGTCTACCGCGACCAGCGGCTGCACCCGGTCCTCAACTACGCGTCGGCCCTGCTCATCATCGGGGCCGAACGGCCCAAGACGGTGCTGGTCTCCCGCCGGTCCATCGCCGGGGTGCCGCGCGGCCTCCCGCTGGGCATCGCCGACGCACCCGACTCCCTGCCCGGCCCGAACGGGCTGTCGACCGCGCCGTGGACGGTCTGTTCCGTGACCGGCGCCGACGGCGACCGGCCGGAACCCCGCTCCGCGCTCCTGATCGGCGTGGACGCCCCGGGTGGCCGGCCGCTGGGCGACGAGGGCCTGCTCCTGCGCCACCCCGACGGCGGGCTGCATCTGGTCTGGCAGCAGCGGCGGCACGCGATCCGCGACCCCGACCGGGTGCTCGCCGCGCTCGCGGCCACCCGGGCCCGGGCGGTCCCGGTGGCGCCGGCCCTGCTGCACTCGCTGACCGCCGGCGTCGACCTGACCCCACCGGCCCTGCCCGGTGAGGGGCGGCCCTCGGCGCGGGTCCCCGGCGCCCGCATCGGCGACGTCTACCTGGTCCGCAACTCCGGCGGTGGCCGGCAGTACGCGGTCGCGCTCCGCGACGGGCTCGCCGGCATCACCGAGTTGCAGGCCAGCCTGCTGCTGGCGAGCACCGGCCAGGGCGAGCCGGAGCCGATCACGCTGGGGCGGTTCGCCGCCCTGCCCAAGGTGCCCGACCTGACCCCGGCCGGGCCGACGGCCCCGCCGGCCGTACCGCCCCGGTTGGCCGCTCCCGACGGCGGGCTCTGCACGCGTGTCGGCGAGGACGGCGCGGTGTCCGACGTCCGGTACGGGGTCCGGCTGCCGGACCTGGGCACCGCCCTCCGCTCCGGGCCCGCCCCGGCGGAGGGCGGCGTGGTCGCCGACCACGTCGTCGTGGACCCCGGCCGGGGCGCGGTGGTCGAGGCGGTCGCCGCGCCCGGGGCGTCCGGGGGCGCGATCTGCGTGGTCACCGACCTCGGCCGGCGGTACGTGCTGGCCGGCGCCGAGGTGCTCGGGATGCTCGGCTACCGCAACGTGCGTCCGCTCCGCCTGCCGGCGAGCCTGGTCAGCCTGGTGCCCCCGGGTGCCACGCTGGACCCGGCCGCCGCCCGGGTGGTCGCCGCCCCGGCGTGA
- a CDS encoding metal-sensitive transcriptional regulator has product MKLRPEMTADALTRLKRARGQLNAVIEMIETGQDCRETLTQLAAVSKAVDRAGYKLIASGMRHCNLARERGEQPEMTEDELEKLFLALS; this is encoded by the coding sequence GTGAAGTTGCGACCCGAGATGACGGCGGACGCGCTGACCCGGTTGAAGCGGGCGCGCGGCCAGTTGAACGCCGTGATCGAGATGATCGAGACCGGGCAGGACTGCCGGGAGACCCTGACCCAGCTGGCCGCCGTCTCGAAGGCGGTGGACCGGGCCGGTTACAAGCTGATCGCCTCCGGCATGCGGCACTGCAACCTGGCGCGCGAGCGCGGCGAGCAGCCGGAGATGACCGAGGACGAGCTGGAGAAGCTGTTCCTCGCCCTGTCCTGA
- a CDS encoding MBL fold metallo-hydrolase codes for MTVQVSVIATSSLGDRSYLADDGQVAVVVDPQRDIDRVLHLAGRRGVRITHVVETHIHNDYVSGGLQLARITGAHYLLAAADEVDFERVAVSDGDTVPVSDSLRLRVVATPGHTFHHLSYVLDEAADGGWRPAGVFTGGSLLFGTTGRTDLLGKQHAHDLAHRQHASARRLADLLPDGAQVWPTHGFGSFCSASQADAPESTIGRERQANPVLRLAADDFVTGTLAGLDAYPAYYAHMGVANAAGPAPVDLTPVARADAAELRERIAAGEWVVDLRHRKAYAASHLAGTVSLGLDGPMSTWLGWLIDWNVPITLLAETPEQVADAQRELVRIGIDRPAAQATGETTRWAADREHLRELRMTDFAALAAARAGTTPSGLPAPDVVLDVRMTNEWTSGHIDGAVHIPLPDLPKRLSDVPAGTVWVHCGSGYRATAAASLLANAGRDVVVIDDRFGEAEAAGVAMAEQGFPR; via the coding sequence ATGACCGTGCAGGTGTCCGTCATCGCGACGTCGTCACTCGGCGACCGCAGCTACCTGGCCGACGACGGCCAGGTGGCCGTCGTGGTCGACCCGCAGCGCGACATCGACCGGGTCCTCCACCTCGCCGGCCGGCGGGGCGTCCGGATCACCCATGTGGTCGAGACGCACATCCACAACGACTACGTCTCCGGTGGGCTGCAGCTGGCCCGGATCACCGGCGCCCACTACCTCCTGGCGGCGGCCGACGAGGTCGACTTCGAGCGCGTCGCGGTCTCGGACGGCGACACCGTTCCCGTCTCCGACTCGCTGCGCCTGCGGGTGGTCGCCACACCGGGGCACACCTTCCACCACCTGTCGTACGTCCTGGACGAAGCCGCAGACGGCGGCTGGCGACCGGCCGGCGTCTTCACCGGTGGCTCGCTGCTGTTCGGCACCACCGGGCGGACCGACCTGCTCGGCAAGCAGCACGCCCACGACCTCGCCCACCGGCAGCACGCCTCCGCCCGGCGACTCGCCGACCTGCTGCCGGACGGCGCTCAGGTCTGGCCGACCCACGGCTTCGGCAGCTTCTGCTCGGCCAGCCAGGCCGACGCCCCCGAGTCGACGATCGGGCGGGAGCGGCAGGCCAACCCCGTACTCCGGCTGGCCGCCGACGACTTCGTGACCGGGACCCTCGCCGGATTGGACGCCTACCCGGCCTACTACGCCCACATGGGTGTGGCCAACGCCGCCGGGCCGGCACCGGTCGACCTCACCCCGGTCGCCCGCGCCGACGCCGCTGAGCTGCGCGAGCGGATCGCCGCCGGTGAGTGGGTGGTCGACCTGCGCCACCGCAAGGCGTACGCCGCATCCCACCTGGCCGGCACGGTCAGCCTCGGGCTCGACGGCCCGATGTCCACCTGGCTCGGTTGGCTCATCGACTGGAATGTGCCGATCACCCTGCTGGCCGAGACGCCCGAACAGGTCGCCGACGCCCAGCGCGAACTGGTGCGCATCGGCATCGACCGGCCCGCCGCCCAGGCCACCGGCGAGACCACCCGGTGGGCGGCCGACCGCGAGCACCTGCGGGAGCTGCGGATGACCGACTTCGCCGCGCTGGCCGCGGCGCGGGCCGGGACCACGCCCTCGGGGCTGCCCGCACCGGACGTCGTCCTCGACGTGCGGATGACCAACGAGTGGACCTCCGGTCACATCGACGGGGCGGTGCACATCCCGCTGCCCGACCTGCCGAAGCGCCTCTCCGACGTGCCCGCCGGCACCGTGTGGGTGCACTGCGGCTCCGGCTACCGGGCCACCGCCGCCGCCTCGCTGCTGGCGAACGCGGGCCGCGACGTCGTCGTCATCGACGACAGGTTCGGCGAGGCCGAAGCGGCCGGCGTCGCCATGGCCGAGCAGGGCTTTCCCCGCTAG
- a CDS encoding rhodanese-like domain-containing protein, with amino-acid sequence MSTSGNIRPATLDATTLRELIDSGRAPRLLDVRTPAEFETSHVPGAYNVPLDLLKEHREELRNHLDEDVVLICRSGARATQAEQALAGAGLPNLKVLDGGMLAWQAADAPTTRGTPRWDLERQVRLVAGSIVLVSVLASVFVPGLKWVAGFIGAGLTFAAVTNTCAMGMLLGKLPYNRGASCDLDTIVGQLRDGATAGRRS; translated from the coding sequence ATGAGCACCTCCGGAAACATCCGCCCCGCCACCCTCGACGCCACCACCCTGCGCGAGCTGATCGACTCCGGTCGGGCCCCCCGCCTGCTCGACGTACGAACCCCGGCGGAGTTCGAGACCTCGCACGTCCCCGGCGCCTACAACGTGCCGCTCGACCTGCTCAAGGAGCACCGCGAGGAACTGCGCAACCACCTCGACGAGGACGTGGTGCTGATCTGCCGCTCGGGCGCCCGCGCCACCCAGGCCGAGCAGGCGCTCGCCGGGGCCGGGCTGCCCAACCTCAAGGTGCTGGACGGCGGCATGCTCGCCTGGCAGGCCGCCGACGCCCCAACCACGCGGGGCACCCCGCGCTGGGACCTGGAGCGGCAGGTCCGCCTGGTTGCCGGCTCGATCGTGCTGGTCAGCGTCCTCGCCTCGGTGTTCGTGCCCGGCCTGAAGTGGGTCGCCGGCTTCATCGGCGCCGGCCTCACCTTCGCTGCCGTCACCAACACCTGCGCGATGGGCATGCTGCTCGGCAAGCTGCCGTACAACCGGGGCGCCAGCTGCGACCTGGACACCATCGTCGGGCAGCTGCGCGACGGCGCGACTGCCGGGCGGCGGTCGTGA
- a CDS encoding sulfite exporter TauE/SafE family protein produces the protein MTGSLALTVGLAVLIGISLGLLGGGGSILAVPLLVYVAGLPAKEAIATSLLVVGVTSAVGVLPHARAGRVRWRTGLVFGVAGMAGAYAGGRLAAFVPAAVLLTGFALMMLATAAAMIRGRRDTGGRPVPHELPVSRVVLDGVVVGLVTGLVGAGGGFLVVPALALLGGLPMPAAVGTSLVVIAMKSFAGLAGYLSSVSVDWGLAAAVTAAAVVGSLAGGRIAGRVPEQVLRTAFGWFVVAMGVLVLGQQMPGQLRGDPLFWVAAGGLAATVAAVALLAAACRGGHGWIPTPVCRVLRAVAPR, from the coding sequence GTGACCGGAAGCCTCGCGCTGACCGTCGGGCTGGCCGTGCTGATCGGGATCAGCCTCGGCCTGCTCGGCGGCGGCGGGTCCATCCTGGCCGTGCCGCTGCTGGTCTACGTCGCCGGCCTGCCCGCGAAGGAGGCGATCGCCACCTCGCTGCTCGTCGTCGGGGTGACCAGCGCGGTGGGTGTGCTGCCGCACGCGCGTGCCGGCCGGGTCCGGTGGCGGACCGGCCTGGTCTTCGGCGTCGCCGGCATGGCCGGCGCGTACGCCGGCGGCCGGCTCGCCGCGTTCGTGCCGGCGGCGGTCCTGCTCACCGGCTTCGCGCTGATGATGCTGGCCACCGCGGCCGCGATGATCCGGGGCCGGCGCGACACCGGCGGTAGGCCGGTGCCGCACGAGCTTCCGGTGTCGCGGGTGGTGCTGGACGGCGTCGTCGTCGGCCTGGTCACCGGGCTGGTCGGCGCCGGCGGCGGCTTCCTCGTGGTGCCCGCCCTCGCCCTGCTCGGTGGCCTGCCCATGCCGGCGGCGGTCGGCACCTCGCTGGTGGTCATCGCCATGAAGTCGTTCGCCGGCCTGGCCGGCTACCTGTCCAGCGTCAGCGTGGACTGGGGGCTGGCCGCCGCGGTGACCGCCGCCGCGGTGGTCGGCAGCCTCGCCGGCGGCCGGATCGCCGGGCGCGTCCCGGAGCAGGTACTGCGCACGGCGTTCGGCTGGTTCGTCGTGGCGATGGGCGTCCTCGTCCTCGGCCAGCAGATGCCCGGTCAGCTGCGTGGCGACCCGCTGTTCTGGGTCGCAGCCGGCGGCCTCGCCGCCACGGTCGCGGCCGTCGCGCTGCTCGCCGCCGCGTGCCGGGGCGGGCACGGGTGGATCCCGACACCGGTGTGCCGCGTGCTGCGGGCGGTCGCCCCACGGTGA
- a CDS encoding bifunctional 2-polyprenyl-6-hydroxyphenol methylase/3-demethylubiquinol 3-O-methyltransferase UbiG, producing MDSDEWDARYASTPDLVWTDEPNRFVVEELADLPPGRAVDLAAGEGRNAVWLARQGWQVTAVDFSPVAVARGRTLAASRNVTVDWHVADVTTWLPELGAYDVVLVAYLHLPPDDLARVLAGAGAALRPGGRVVVVGHDRANLTGGTGGPQDPEILHTPEAVVAALAGLRVVRAETARRPVARPDGTTVDALDTVVVAVRPADDS from the coding sequence ATGGACAGCGACGAGTGGGACGCGCGGTACGCATCCACGCCGGATCTGGTCTGGACGGACGAGCCGAACCGGTTCGTCGTCGAGGAGTTGGCCGACCTCCCGCCCGGCCGGGCGGTGGACCTCGCGGCCGGCGAGGGACGCAACGCGGTCTGGCTGGCCCGGCAGGGCTGGCAGGTCACCGCGGTGGACTTCTCGCCGGTCGCCGTCGCCCGGGGCCGCACGTTGGCGGCGAGCCGGAACGTCACGGTGGACTGGCACGTCGCCGACGTCACGACGTGGCTGCCGGAGCTCGGGGCGTACGACGTCGTCCTGGTCGCCTACCTGCACCTGCCGCCGGACGACCTCGCCCGGGTGCTGGCCGGCGCGGGAGCCGCGCTCCGCCCGGGCGGCCGGGTCGTGGTCGTCGGTCACGACCGCGCCAACCTGACCGGCGGCACCGGCGGTCCGCAGGACCCGGAGATCCTGCACACCCCGGAGGCGGTGGTCGCCGCGCTCGCCGGCCTGCGCGTGGTCCGGGCGGAGACGGCCCGCCGGCCCGTCGCCCGCCCCGACGGCACGACGGTCGACGCCCTCGACACGGTGGTCGTCGCCGTCCGCCCGGCGGACGATAGCTGA
- a CDS encoding spermidine synthase: MGARFEELAWRETPIGAISLRRRRDPALDVDVYEVKLDDDFLMSSLFPVAEIELARLGLAPLARGDLDVAVGGLGLGFTARTVLEDDRVASMLVVEAVEDVLDWHRRGLLPFAAGLAGDPRTRFVRADFFAAVAGGAGLDPEHPGRRFDAVLLDIDHSPRNVLHPSHAAFYTWDGLRRLAACLRPDGVFALWSDDPPDAAFTEVLARVFAAVEPHVVRFPNPLTGGESANTVYVAHTPV; encoded by the coding sequence GTGGGCGCACGGTTCGAGGAGTTGGCCTGGCGGGAGACGCCGATCGGCGCCATCAGCCTGCGCCGGCGCCGCGACCCCGCCCTCGACGTCGACGTGTACGAGGTGAAGCTCGACGACGACTTCCTCATGTCGAGCCTGTTCCCGGTCGCCGAGATCGAGCTGGCCCGGCTGGGTCTGGCTCCGCTGGCCCGGGGCGACCTCGACGTGGCCGTCGGCGGCCTGGGGCTGGGTTTCACCGCCCGTACCGTGCTGGAGGACGACCGGGTCGCCTCGATGCTGGTGGTGGAGGCGGTCGAGGACGTGCTCGACTGGCACCGGCGTGGCCTGCTGCCCTTCGCGGCCGGGCTCGCCGGCGACCCCCGCACCCGTTTCGTCCGCGCGGACTTCTTCGCCGCCGTCGCCGGGGGCGCCGGCCTCGACCCGGAGCACCCGGGGCGGCGGTTCGACGCGGTGCTCCTCGACATCGACCACTCCCCGCGCAACGTCCTGCACCCCAGCCACGCCGCCTTCTACACGTGGGACGGGTTGCGCCGGCTCGCCGCCTGCCTGCGGCCGGACGGTGTGTTCGCGCTCTGGTCCGACGACCCGCCCGACGCCGCCTTCACCGAGGTCCTCGCGCGGGTGTTCGCGGCGGTGGAGCCGCACGTCGTCCGTTTCCCGAACCCGCTGACCGGCGGCGAGTCCGCGAACACGGTGTACGTCGCGCACACTCCGGTTTGA
- a CDS encoding long-chain-fatty-acid--CoA ligase translates to MDLSVERPWLRSYPPGVPATIAPSDESLVDLLRAAARRFGSRVALDFFGATTTYAELDAQVTRAAEALRRLGVGRGDRVALVLPNCPQHVVAFYAVLRLGAVVVEHNPLYTEQELAHQLADHGARVAVVWDKVAPLVLGTAGATDVQTVVAVDLSAALPRLKRWALRLPLPKVRAARAAMTAPAPGALSWERIVAAAGPLAADHPAPGPDDTALLQYTGGTTGTPKGAVLTHRNLRANAAQGRAWVPGLRDGAETVYAVLPLFHAYGLTLCLTFSVSIGATLVLFPRFDLDQTLDAVRRRPPTFLPAVPPIYDKLATAARERGVDLTSARYAISGAMALPPATVELWESVTGGLLVEGYGMTETSPVALGNPVSPERRPGTVGVPFPSTEIRIVDPEDPSHDRAPGVAGELLVRGPQVFAGYWRRPEETAAVLLPDGWLRTGDVVEMDPDGFVRVVDRIKELIITGGFNVYPSEVEEALRRVPGVLDAAAVGLPASGGGEEVVAAVVLHADCTTDEAGIRAACRQHLTAYKVPRRVMVVEDLPRSQIGKVLRREVRDRLLAG, encoded by the coding sequence ATGGACCTGAGCGTCGAGCGACCCTGGCTGCGCAGCTACCCCCCGGGCGTGCCGGCGACCATCGCCCCGTCGGACGAATCACTGGTCGACCTGTTGCGCGCCGCCGCCCGCCGGTTCGGCTCCCGGGTCGCGCTGGACTTCTTCGGCGCCACCACCACGTACGCGGAACTCGACGCCCAGGTGACCCGGGCAGCCGAGGCGCTGCGCCGCCTCGGCGTCGGCCGGGGCGACCGGGTGGCGCTGGTGCTGCCGAACTGCCCGCAGCACGTCGTCGCCTTCTACGCGGTGCTCCGGCTCGGCGCGGTGGTGGTCGAGCACAACCCGCTCTACACCGAGCAGGAGCTCGCCCACCAGCTCGCCGACCACGGTGCCCGGGTCGCCGTGGTCTGGGACAAGGTCGCCCCGCTGGTGCTCGGCACGGCCGGCGCCACCGACGTGCAGACCGTGGTCGCGGTGGACCTCAGCGCGGCACTGCCCCGGCTCAAGCGCTGGGCGCTGCGGCTGCCGCTGCCGAAGGTCCGCGCCGCCCGGGCCGCGATGACCGCGCCCGCGCCGGGCGCGCTGTCCTGGGAACGCATCGTGGCCGCCGCCGGCCCGCTGGCCGCCGACCACCCCGCGCCCGGGCCGGACGACACCGCGCTGCTCCAGTACACCGGCGGCACCACCGGCACGCCGAAGGGCGCCGTCCTCACGCACCGCAACCTGCGCGCCAACGCCGCGCAGGGCCGTGCGTGGGTGCCGGGCCTGCGGGACGGCGCCGAGACGGTGTACGCCGTGCTGCCTCTGTTCCACGCGTACGGGCTGACGCTGTGCCTCACCTTCTCGGTGAGCATCGGCGCGACGCTCGTGCTCTTCCCCCGTTTCGACCTGGACCAGACCCTCGACGCGGTGCGCCGCCGACCCCCCACGTTCCTGCCCGCCGTGCCACCGATCTACGACAAGCTCGCCACCGCGGCCCGGGAGCGCGGGGTGGACCTCACCTCGGCCCGGTACGCGATCTCCGGCGCGATGGCGCTGCCCCCGGCCACGGTCGAGCTGTGGGAGTCGGTGACCGGTGGGCTGCTGGTCGAGGGCTACGGGATGACCGAGACGTCCCCGGTGGCGCTGGGCAACCCGGTGTCGCCGGAGCGGCGGCCCGGCACCGTCGGCGTGCCGTTCCCGTCCACCGAGATCCGCATCGTCGACCCGGAGGACCCGTCCCACGACCGTGCCCCCGGCGTGGCCGGCGAGCTGCTGGTCCGCGGCCCGCAGGTGTTCGCCGGCTACTGGCGACGGCCGGAGGAGACGGCGGCGGTGCTGCTGCCCGACGGCTGGCTGCGCACCGGGGACGTCGTCGAGATGGACCCGGACGGGTTCGTCCGGGTGGTCGACCGGATCAAGGAGCTGATCATCACCGGCGGTTTCAACGTCTACCCGTCCGAGGTGGAGGAGGCCCTGCGGCGGGTGCCCGGTGTCCTCGACGCCGCGGCGGTGGGGCTGCCCGCGTCCGGCGGGGGCGAGGAGGTCGTCGCCGCGGTGGTGCTGCACGCCGACTGCACCACGGACGAGGCGGGCATCCGCGCGGCGTGCCGGCAGCACCTGACCGCGTACAAGGTGCCGCGGCGGGTGATGGTGGTCGAGGACCTGCCGCGGTCGCAGATCGGCAAGGTGCTGCGCCGGGAGGTCCGCGACCGGCTGCTCGCCGGCTGA
- a CDS encoding 26S protease regulatory subunit, which yields MPDQHRPGVDRVQRFGARVSIDDPEGLLAAARFGPVLLPLDGPLPPPVTGVRLTLHTVDAACRLTAEIRASGGLAAGALRLLALGVAGPAGWLLARHLTADPGGPLARRAGRLAAQASRRLGRPAGTGGGSAGTVVSDRPGPVDPAAAEVRGEAAALGLRPEQDVTEVDGERLVILRATVPAEEVTVAHLRALVGLALQTVRDLAGDEPEPRVLDGRAYALRRTVAPARPAPRAAPPAPPAGSESVTLDQVGGLDDVVARFREIAISFRHPAVMARWGARRPQGILLYGPPGTGKTMLARALANEIGADFREIRTPEILDKWLGGSERNIKQIFREARRYRQPTVLLFDEFDSIISYAGAGGDAASQAVNAVAGIFKQEMNTLFEENPHVIVVATTNFPQRVDASLVRSGRFDVKLSIPPPDEAGRAQIIARMIRDLVVRHDHAGFRMFADDVDPAALAAVSAGLTGADIREVLRRVQLAKAMREATGGRPAGPIDQADLYAAIEGLRRG from the coding sequence ATGCCGGACCAGCACCGGCCGGGCGTGGACCGCGTGCAGCGGTTCGGCGCGCGGGTGAGCATCGACGACCCGGAAGGGCTCCTGGCCGCCGCCCGCTTCGGGCCGGTCCTGCTGCCGCTGGACGGGCCGCTGCCCCCACCGGTCACCGGCGTGCGCCTCACCCTGCACACAGTGGACGCCGCGTGCCGGCTGACCGCCGAGATCCGCGCGTCGGGCGGGCTTGCGGCCGGTGCCCTGCGCCTGCTGGCCCTCGGGGTCGCCGGCCCGGCCGGCTGGCTGCTCGCCCGGCACCTCACCGCCGATCCGGGCGGGCCGCTCGCCCGGCGCGCCGGACGGCTCGCGGCGCAGGCGTCACGGCGGCTCGGCCGCCCGGCCGGCACCGGGGGCGGCTCCGCCGGCACGGTCGTCTCGGACCGGCCGGGTCCCGTCGACCCGGCCGCCGCCGAGGTTCGCGGGGAGGCGGCCGCGCTGGGCCTGCGCCCCGAGCAGGACGTGACCGAGGTCGACGGTGAGCGGCTGGTGATCCTCCGCGCCACGGTGCCCGCCGAGGAGGTCACCGTCGCACACCTGCGCGCCCTCGTCGGGCTCGCTCTCCAGACCGTCCGCGACCTCGCCGGTGACGAGCCCGAGCCCCGGGTGCTGGACGGCCGGGCGTACGCGCTGCGCCGGACCGTCGCGCCGGCCCGGCCGGCACCGCGGGCCGCCCCACCGGCGCCCCCGGCGGGCAGTGAGTCGGTGACCCTCGACCAGGTCGGCGGCCTCGACGACGTGGTGGCGCGGTTCCGGGAGATCGCGATCTCGTTCCGCCACCCCGCCGTCATGGCCCGGTGGGGCGCCCGCCGGCCGCAGGGCATCCTCCTGTACGGGCCACCCGGCACCGGCAAGACGATGCTGGCCCGCGCGCTCGCCAACGAGATCGGAGCGGACTTCCGCGAGATCCGCACGCCGGAGATCCTCGACAAGTGGCTCGGCGGCTCGGAGCGCAACATCAAGCAGATCTTCCGCGAGGCGCGCCGCTACCGGCAGCCGACCGTGCTGCTCTTCGACGAGTTCGACAGCATCATCAGCTACGCGGGCGCCGGCGGCGACGCGGCCAGCCAGGCGGTCAACGCGGTGGCGGGCATCTTCAAGCAGGAGATGAACACCCTCTTCGAGGAGAACCCGCACGTCATCGTCGTGGCCACCACCAACTTCCCGCAGCGGGTGGACGCCTCGCTGGTCCGCTCCGGCCGGTTCGACGTGAAGCTGTCCATCCCGCCACCCGACGAGGCGGGCCGGGCCCAGATCATCGCCAGGATGATCCGTGACCTCGTCGTCCGGCACGACCACGCGGGTTTCCGGATGTTCGCCGACGACGTCGACCCCGCCGCCCTCGCCGCCGTCAGCGCGGGGTTGACCGGCGCGGACATCCGCGAGGTGCTGCGCCGGGTGCAACTCGCCAAGGCGATGCGTGAGGCCACCGGCGGGAGGCCGGCGGGCCCCATCGACCAGGCCGACCTGTACGCGGCGATCGAGGGCCTGCGGCGCGGCTGA
- a CDS encoding glycosyltransferase, which produces MSTPAVSVVVPVYNTMPYLTGCLDSLVGQTIGLDRLQVVAVDDGSTDRSGAELDRFAARYPGVFIVIHQANSGGPAGPCNRALDAATGRYVFFVGADDHLGPEALERLVTAADEWDSDVVLGKVVGVNSRHIYQDIFAANRVDVDLFDSPLPRSLANTKLFRRELLERHRIRYREDLPLGSDLPFTLEACYRARRISVLADYEFYYAVRRFNATNITYLSRHLDRLRTVEATTAFVADLIGPGKQRDAVMARRFDHEIAKLLEDDLLRLDRDTQQRVHDGIGRLVAAYLTDDIAGELNAETRIRLALTRDGSLDDLLAVIRRDARTGVPPTVVEDGRRYAAYPGFRAGVPDSCFDVTTAPDWVAKLDVTGLGWETDRRGERVLTVTATTPVPDLPPLSVSAEEILADTETVTAGPDGTTLRIRFRAADLLAATGPTGRRRAVSAQVGGFDPGLAQGLHRATGAAGSTALRAPRLRVTAPLVRRRGARLYVLTPVMDESGRLMIAVVPVTPNRVLAQVRRRVSRRR; this is translated from the coding sequence GTGAGCACGCCCGCCGTCAGCGTGGTGGTGCCGGTCTACAACACCATGCCGTACCTGACCGGCTGCCTCGACTCCCTCGTGGGCCAGACGATCGGGCTGGACCGGCTGCAGGTCGTGGCCGTGGACGACGGGTCGACCGACCGCAGCGGCGCCGAACTGGACCGGTTCGCCGCCCGGTACCCCGGCGTGTTCATCGTCATCCACCAGGCCAACTCCGGCGGCCCCGCCGGACCGTGCAACCGGGCGCTCGACGCCGCCACCGGCCGGTACGTCTTCTTCGTCGGCGCCGACGACCACCTCGGCCCCGAGGCGCTGGAACGGTTGGTCACCGCCGCCGACGAGTGGGACTCCGACGTCGTGCTCGGCAAGGTGGTCGGCGTCAACAGCCGACACATCTACCAGGACATCTTCGCGGCCAACCGGGTCGACGTGGACCTGTTCGACTCGCCGCTGCCGAGGTCGCTGGCCAACACCAAGCTGTTCCGGCGCGAGCTGCTGGAACGGCACCGGATCCGCTACCGGGAGGACCTGCCCCTCGGCAGTGACCTTCCGTTCACCCTGGAGGCCTGCTACCGGGCGCGGCGCATCTCGGTGCTGGCCGACTACGAGTTCTACTACGCCGTGCGGCGGTTCAACGCCACCAACATCACGTACCTGAGCCGCCACCTGGACCGGCTGCGCACCGTGGAGGCGACCACGGCGTTCGTGGCCGACCTGATCGGCCCCGGCAAGCAGCGGGACGCGGTCATGGCCCGACGCTTCGACCACGAGATCGCCAAACTGCTGGAGGACGACCTGCTGCGGCTGGACCGCGACACCCAGCAGCGGGTGCACGACGGCATCGGGCGGCTCGTGGCCGCGTACCTCACCGACGACATCGCGGGCGAACTGAACGCGGAGACCCGCATCCGGCTCGCCCTGACCCGCGACGGCAGCCTCGACGACCTGCTCGCCGTGATCCGCCGGGACGCCCGTACGGGGGTGCCGCCCACGGTCGTCGAGGACGGCCGCCGGTACGCCGCGTATCCCGGGTTCCGGGCCGGCGTGCCCGACTCGTGCTTCGACGTCACCACGGCACCGGACTGGGTCGCGAAGCTGGACGTCACCGGTCTCGGCTGGGAGACCGACCGGCGGGGGGAGCGGGTGCTCACCGTGACCGCGACGACGCCCGTGCCGGATCTCCCGCCGCTCAGCGTCAGCGCCGAGGAGATCCTCGCCGACACCGAGACAGTGACAGCCGGCCCGGACGGGACCACGCTGCGGATCCGGTTCCGCGCCGCCGACCTGCTCGCCGCGACCGGGCCCACCGGCCGGCGGCGGGCGGTGTCCGCCCAGGTCGGTGGGTTCGACCCGGGGCTCGCCCAAGGGCTGCACCGGGCCACCGGGGCGGCCGGCTCGACCGCCCTGCGGGCACCCCGACTGCGGGTGACCGCGCCGCTGGTGCGCCGGCGCGGGGCCCGCCTGTACGTCCTCACGCCGGTCATGGACGAGTCCGGCCGGCTGATGATCGCCGTGGTGCCGGTGACCCCGAACCGCGTCCTCGCCCAGGTCCGTCGCAGGGTGAGCCGCCGCCGCTGA